The following is a genomic window from Candidatus Omnitrophota bacterium.
ACGGCCGCCACCACCCTGCCGCGCTTTAATTTCGCGGCTATAATATTCCTTAGGTTGTCCTCCAGATAGTAAAACCCGTCGGGCAAATGGAAGACGATTTCCAAAAACCTGTGGTTGGTGCTTCTTATTTCCAGGGAAACCTCGGAAGCGCCCGCCTTGCCTTTTGCCGACCCAAAACCGGTCATACCTTTCATGCTATAGCTCCTTCGTATAATCGAAAATTATTTACGCCCAGACCGCCTCTTTTTTTTCTTTTACCACCGCGTCTTTTTTAGGATAGAGCTCCACTATGACCTCGTCCGGGGAAAACCACAGCTTGATCTCCCTTTCCGCGTCCTCTTCATTGGCAGAGACATGCACGACGTTTTCATACATCCCCGATGTGGTTATCCTGCCGTAAGAGCCCCTTATGGTAGTCGGCTCCGCCTCTTCGGGATTAGTAGTACCTGCCAGCTCCCTTACCTTCGGTATGGCACCGGGACCCCAATATATAAGCGCCATGACTTTTTTTCTGTCGTGAAGTTCCCCCTGTATATACTTCATAAGGTCGGGGAAAAACGGCTCATCCTTAAGGTGCTGATAATGTGTTTCCGCTAATTCCCGGCTCACCCTGACCATTTTCGCGGCTACGATCTCAAGCTTGGTCTCAGAAAGCCGGGTCAAGATATTGCCTGTCAGCGACTTCTTTAATCCGTCCGGTTTTATAAGGACTAATGTTGCCTGATTTTTCATTTTTTCATTACCCCCAATATTCTCTCAAGATCTTCATCTGAATAGAACTCTATTATGATCCTGCCCCTTTTTTTGTTCCTCATCAACCTTACCTTTGTGCCCAACGCCTGCTGTAACAACTCCTCTAACTGTCTTAAAAAAGGGCTCGCCGCGGACGCTGCCTTTGCCCTTCTGTGCTTTAACGGCTTCTTAAATCTGATCACGTTCTCTAACTCCCTGACGGACAATGCCTTAGCAATAATATCCTGCGCTAACCTTCTTATCAGATTTTCATCCTCTATTTCTAACAGCGCCTTGCCGTGGCCAAAAGAAATACGCCCTTTCTTGATCTCGTCCTGCACTTCTTTAGGTAACTTCAATAACCGCAATGAGTTAGCAATAGAGGTGCGTGACTTGCCCACTACCTTGCTGATTTTTTCCTGCGTAAATTCAAACTTATTTATCAAAAGTTGATAGGCGCGCGCCTCTTCCAGAGGATTTAATTCCTGCCTCTGTATATTTTCAATAAGAGAAATTTCCAGGGACTCCCTGTCTTCAATATCCTTGATTATTACTGGTATCTCCTTTATTTGCAATAGTTTAGCTGCTCGCCACCTCCTTTCTCCGGCAATCAGTTCAAAATTATCCGCCTTTCTTCTAACTAATATCGGCTGAATAACCCCTTTCTCTCTAATGGAGCTGACCAGGTCCTGCAGCTCCTCCTGATTAAAATCCTCGCGTGGTTGAAATGGATTTGGCTTGATCCTGTCAATATCCACAAAAAGGACTATTTCTTTAGACGTATCTATCTTTTGCTCAGGTATCAATGCGCTCAATCCTCGGCCCAACACTTTTCTTTCTATCATAGTATCTCCTGTTTTAATTGACCCTCTTGATCAGAGGATTCAGTGAGTTGCGCGCCTATGTTCCTGGTTGCCTCTTTTTCAGATTGGACATTTTTTAAAGCATCACGAAGAAACTCATTGGCAAATTCAAGGTATTTCTGCGCGCCTAAACAGTCCTTATCATAATCCATAATGGACTTCCCAAAACTGGGCGCCTCGCTTAATTTAATATTCCTGGGTATAATGGCCTTGTATACCTTATCTTCAAAATGATGCCTTGTTTCAATAATAACCTCTCTGCATAACTTGGTGCGCAAGTCCGCCATTGTGAGAAGGACCCCTTCTAATTGCAAAGAGCCGTTCAGATTATCTCTTACAAGTTTAATGGTATTAAGTAGTTGCGATAGGCCTTCCAGCGCGTAATATTCACACTGAACCGGGATCACTACAGAATGCGAGGCGCTCAAGGCATTGATAGTTAAAAGGCCAAGGGATGGAGGACAGTCAATAAATATAAAATCGTAATCCTGGCTTGCCGGTTCCAAGGCCTTTTTGAGCCGGAACTCACGATTAAGCACGCTCACTAACTCTACTTCGGCGCCGGT
Proteins encoded in this region:
- a CDS encoding nucleoside-diphosphate kinase, with amino-acid sequence MKNQATLVLIKPDGLKKSLTGNILTRLSETKLEIVAAKMVRVSRELAETHYQHLKDEPFFPDLMKYIQGELHDRKKVMALIYWGPGAIPKVRELAGTTNPEEAEPTTIRGSYGRITTSGMYENVVHVSANEEDAEREIKLWFSPDEVIVELYPKKDAVVKEKKEAVWA
- a CDS encoding ParB/RepB/Spo0J family partition protein, giving the protein MIERKVLGRGLSALIPEQKIDTSKEIVLFVDIDRIKPNPFQPREDFNQEELQDLVSSIREKGVIQPILVRRKADNFELIAGERRWRAAKLLQIKEIPVIIKDIEDRESLEISLIENIQRQELNPLEEARAYQLLINKFEFTQEKISKVVGKSRTSIANSLRLLKLPKEVQDEIKKGRISFGHGKALLEIEDENLIRRLAQDIIAKALSVRELENVIRFKKPLKHRRAKAASAASPFLRQLEELLQQALGTKVRLMRNKKRGRIIIEFYSDEDLERILGVMKK